From Roseicitreum antarcticum, one genomic window encodes:
- a CDS encoding exonuclease domain-containing protein, with protein sequence MALFDWLFGRAPEPSQRNQPQPAASEYRPPEIVRPPTRPAFAHAHHVPDGSFRFVALDVETACSDAASICQIGLACVQHDNQIQTFSMLVNPGTRFDPFNIQLHGIGPDHVADAPRFPDALESLLQLLTNHQLVQHSNFDKQAMNAACGFCGIATPDLRWSDSVTIARRAWPELKGNGGHGLANLKRTLNLQFHHHDAGEDARAAAMVVLHAEAHLRIPFEELIKPVARKTYSAAITMDGDPSGVLAGSVVVFTGALGMSRSEAAELAAKVGMTVKAGITKTTTHLVVGDQDLTVLAGHAKSSKHRKAEDMQSVGHPIRIIGESDFKTLVSNAKAT encoded by the coding sequence ATGGCACTTTTTGACTGGCTGTTCGGCCGCGCTCCCGAACCGTCTCAACGAAACCAGCCCCAACCTGCCGCTTCCGAATACCGGCCGCCAGAAATCGTCCGCCCGCCTACCAGACCGGCTTTCGCCCACGCGCACCACGTGCCAGATGGCAGTTTTCGCTTTGTCGCGTTGGACGTTGAAACCGCCTGCAGCGATGCTGCCAGCATATGTCAGATTGGCCTCGCTTGTGTTCAGCACGACAACCAGATCCAGACCTTCTCCATGCTGGTCAATCCAGGCACACGGTTTGACCCGTTCAATATCCAGCTGCACGGAATCGGCCCTGATCATGTCGCGGATGCACCCCGTTTTCCGGATGCGTTGGAGTCGCTTCTGCAGCTGCTGACAAATCATCAGCTCGTCCAGCATAGCAACTTCGATAAGCAGGCTATGAATGCAGCCTGTGGTTTCTGCGGCATCGCCACCCCGGACCTTCGCTGGAGCGACAGCGTTACGATTGCCAGGCGCGCTTGGCCTGAGTTGAAGGGGAACGGAGGCCACGGGCTGGCTAACCTGAAACGCACGCTGAACCTCCAGTTCCACCACCACGATGCAGGCGAGGACGCCCGCGCCGCCGCGATGGTCGTGCTGCACGCCGAAGCTCATCTACGAATTCCCTTTGAGGAACTGATCAAGCCCGTCGCCAGAAAGACTTATTCTGCTGCAATCACCATGGACGGCGATCCTTCCGGTGTACTGGCCGGTTCCGTAGTGGTCTTTACGGGTGCGCTGGGCATGTCGCGAAGCGAGGCCGCTGAACTCGCGGCCAAAGTCGGAATGACCGTAAAGGCCGGTATCACCAAGACGACAACGCATCTGGTTGTCGGCGATCAAGACCTGACAGTCCTTGCTGGGCACGCAAAAAGCAGCAAGCACCGAAAGGCCGAAGATATGCAGAGCGTTGGGCATCCTATCCGAATTATCGGCGAAAGTGACTTCAAGACCCTTGTCTCCAACGCCAAGGCGACCTGA